The Psychrosphaera ytuae genome includes a region encoding these proteins:
- a CDS encoding enoyl-CoA hydratase: protein MSSLLKVTTKDHIATITIDNPPANTWTFESLKELKNLVEELNANKNIFALVITGAGEKFFSAGADLNVFADGDKGKASDMARVFGAAFEALRDFNGVSIAAINGYAMGGGLEVALACDIRIAEQQSQLALPEAKVGLLPCAGGTQNLAWLVGEGWAKRMILCGERLNATTAEKIGLVEEVVETGEALNSAMKLAQNVANQSPTSISACKSLIQAGRAGSINAALPLERELFVGLFDSKDQKEGVNAFLEKRAPIWRNE, encoded by the coding sequence GACAATTACGATAGATAATCCTCCGGCAAATACGTGGACGTTCGAAAGCTTAAAAGAGCTTAAAAACTTGGTAGAAGAGTTAAATGCCAACAAAAATATCTTTGCTTTAGTAATAACCGGAGCAGGTGAAAAGTTCTTTTCTGCTGGCGCCGATTTGAATGTGTTTGCAGATGGCGATAAAGGAAAAGCAAGTGATATGGCACGAGTATTCGGTGCCGCTTTTGAGGCCCTACGCGATTTTAATGGCGTGAGCATTGCCGCGATTAACGGTTATGCAATGGGCGGCGGACTTGAAGTTGCGCTAGCCTGTGACATTCGAATTGCAGAGCAGCAGTCACAATTAGCACTACCAGAAGCGAAGGTTGGTCTTTTACCATGTGCTGGCGGAACACAAAACCTAGCGTGGTTAGTAGGGGAAGGTTGGGCGAAGCGTATGATTTTATGTGGCGAACGCCTAAATGCGACCACCGCTGAAAAAATTGGTCTAGTGGAAGAAGTAGTTGAAACAGGAGAAGCCCTGAACTCAGCAATGAAACTAGCGCAAAACGTTGCAAATCAAAGCCCAACGTCAATTAGTGCCTGTAAGAGCTTAATTCAAGCAGGGAGAGCGGGCTCTATTAATGCTGCGTTGCCACTTGAGCGAGAGCTGTTCGTTGGTTTATTTGATTCAAAAGATCAAAAAGAAGGCGTTAATGCGTTTTTAGAAAAGCGTGCGCCGATTTGGCGAAATGAATAG